One window from the genome of Cucurbita pepo subsp. pepo cultivar mu-cu-16 unplaced genomic scaffold, ASM280686v2 Cp4.1_scaffold000638, whole genome shotgun sequence encodes:
- the LOC111785676 gene encoding amino acid permease 4-like, with protein MAVLPINDAASFDDDGRPKRTGTFWTASAHIITAVIGSGVLSLAWAIAQLEWVAGPSVMLLFAFIGYYTSCLLADCYRSSDPVNGKRNYTYMHAVRSLLGRSQTTACGVLQYVNLIGISIGYTIASAISMMAVKRSNCFHSSGGKNPCHMSSNPFMVSFGVMEIILSQIPDFDQIWWLSSVAAVMSFTYSTIGLGLGIAKVAETGSFKGTVSGISVGTINQSQKIWRTFQALGDIAFAYSFSIILIEIQDTIRCPPSEAKTMKKATGFSIALTTIFYMLCGCMGYAAFGNDAPGNLLTGFGFYNPFWLLDIANIAIVVHLVGAYQVFSQPVFAFVEKKAAQAWPDSPFITKHHKLSISSSRSYNVNLFRLVWRSLFVCFTTVVAMLLPFFNDVVGIIGALQFWPLTVYFPVQMYIVQKKIPKWSLKWVCVQTMSMGCLLISFAAVVGSVIGVMLDLKVYKPFKTTY; from the exons ATGGCCGTGCTTCCCATCAACGATGCCGCTAGCTTCGACGACGATGGCCGCCCCAAAAGAACCG GTACGTTTTGGACAGCAAGTGCTCACATAATCACAGCCGTCATCGGTTCAGGTGTGTTATCATTAGCATGGGCAATCGCTCAACTCGAATGGGTCGCTGGTCCCTCCGTGATGTTGCTATTTGCCTTCATCGGCTACTACACTTCTTGTTTGCTCGCCGATTGCTATCGCTCCAGTGACCCAGTGAATGGAAAGAGAAACTACACTTACATGCATGCAGTTCGCTCCCTTCTCG GTAGAAGTCAGACAACAGCATGTGGAGTACTTCAATACGTGAACCTAATCGGAATATCGATTGGATATACGATTGCATCGGCGATCAGCATGAT GGCGGTTAAACGGTCAAATTGCTTTCATAGTAGTGGAGGGAAGAATCCATGTCATATGTCAAGCAATCCATTCATGGTGTCTTTTGGAGTAATGGAAATAATTTTGTCTCAAATTCCTGATTTTGATCAGATTTGGTGGCTCTCTTCAGTGGCTGCTGTCATGTCTTTTACCTATTCCACCATTGGCCTTGGCCTTGGAATAGCCAAAGTTGCag AAACGGGGAGTTTTAAAGGGACGGTGAGTGGAATAAGTGTGGGAACAATAAATCAAAGCCAAAAGATATGGAGAACTTTCCAAGCACTTGGCGACATCGCTTTTGcctattctttttcaattatcCTTATTGAAATTCag GACACAATCAGATGCCCACCCTCGGAAGCAAAGACAATGAAGAAAGCGACAGGATTCAGCATTGCATTGACCACAATATTCTACATGCTATGCGGTTGCATGGGCTACGCAGCCTTTGGCAACGACGCCCCAGGCAACCTCTTGACTGGCTTTGGCTTCTACAACCCATTCTGGCTCCTCGACATCGCCAACATCGCCATCGTCGTCCACCTCGTTGGCGCATACCAAGTCTTCTCTCAGCCTGTCTTTGCTTTCGTCGAGAAGAAAGCCGCCCAAGCATGGCCCGACTCCCCCTTCATCACCAAACACCACAAGCTCTCCATCTCTTCCTCCCGCTCCTACAATGTCAACCTCTTTCGACTCGTTTGGAGATCTCTTTTCGTCTGCTTCACCACCGTCGTCGCTATGTTGCTCCCCTTCTTCAACGACGTGGTCGGGATCATTGGGGCTCTCCAATTCTGGCCATTGACCGTGTATTTTCCTGTCCAGATGTATATTGTTCAGAAGAAGATACCTAAATGGAGTCTCAAGTGGGTTTGTGTTCAAACCATGAGCATGGGCTGCCTTTTGATCTCCTTTGCTGCTGTTGTGGGCTCTGTTATTGGTGTCATGCTTGATCTTAAGGTTTATAAGCCTTTCAAGACAACGTATTGA